The sequence CTATTCGAACCGACTCTAAAATTGTTGAAAAATGTATGGAATCAAAATACTGCCCGAACGATCAATTTAAACCATTATTCGATAAAGGTGTGGCGCTTATGGAAAAATTCCCATACGTGTTTGTGAAATGGATTCCTGAATCCCAAAATAAAAAAGCAGATCAACTTGCAAGAAAAGCTATCCATTCCTAATTTTATTTTGTTTTGTAGGTAACACTCCTCTTTTTTCCAAAATACGCCATGCTTGCTTTTTTGTTTTTGGTTTTTCTTGACTAAAAAGCTCTAGGATTGCCATATAATAACTGCCATCAAATTGGTACTTTATTCGGATCGTCGCACTAACTGCAACGATAACCCAAAAGTCAACGGCTCCCGTATATTGTTTTCCAAAATAGATAAACCGAATTTGATCATCCTTCAATTTGAATCCTTTTTCCCAAAGCTCATCCAAATAAATAGCCAAATTATATCCTTTGTTTTTCACACTCTCACCTCAGGTCTTCTCTACATACATAAAAGCCCGTACCGATGGTAGGGCTTCCACTACTTAGACATGACGACCTCTTCATAATGTTTTCTAATTTCTTTACTATTTAATGGGCGATTTCCTTTTAATAATTGAATGACATGGATGGCCCACTCTGATTTAATCTTTGCTAAAATATAAACAGTTAAAGTGACATATAGGAAAATAGTAAAACCGATTAATATAAACATAACAAACTCCCCTTTAGAGTTTATTGAAAATGATTATCACTTCTAACCGAATTATAACATCCTCCTCTTCCCCATTCAATCTCACTAAAGAGATTGTCATAAGTCCGACAAACTTTTCACAATATTGTTAAAGCTCTTTCTTCTGCAGGTATTCGAATGTATTTCATAATTAAAAAATGAAGAATCGGAAATAGAATGGATAAACTAAAGGCCTGAAATATAAAGGATATTACAAAAAATTCCAATCCTACAATCCAATAATTAGGATGATTGATCCAGCGATAAGGACCTTTCTTAATGAGCTCACTATTGGGAAGAATAATGATTTTTGTATTCCATCTTTCTCCTAACGTGTGAATACACCAATACCTTCCAAATTGAAGCAACAGAAATAGAAAAAACATTAATTTTAAAAATGGTGGTTTTTTCCCAACAAATGTTCCATCCTTTATAATCAATAAAAAAAAGAGGATATGTAATCCTTTGATCCCCTTATAATGGCTTCCTTCCACTTCGAAACCACCTAGTTGAATCATTTTTTCTTCATTTCTTT is a genomic window of Bacillaceae bacterium S4-13-56 containing:
- a CDS encoding isoprenylcysteine carboxylmethyltransferase family protein codes for the protein MRILLYIILVFQRLGELRLAKRNEEKMIQLGGFEVEGSHYKGIKGLHILFFLLIIKDGTFVGKKPPFLKLMFFLFLLLQFGRYWCIHTLGERWNTKIIILPNSELIKKGPYRWINHPNYWIVGLEFFVISFIFQAFSLSILFPILHFLIMKYIRIPAEERALTIL
- a CDS encoding DUF6123 family protein — encoded protein: MKNKGYNLAIYLDELWEKGFKLKDDQIRFIYFGKQYTGAVDFWVIVAVSATIRIKYQFDGSYYMAILELFSQEKPKTKKQAWRILEKRGVLPTKQNKIRNG